gttgagcacatttcaaggGAATTATTTGTAGCGAATTTGTGACgccaaaattcgtatcgcatacACAGgaggtatgaaccgggcttaagtcttTCCAGAAGAACATGCCTTCTGATTGTTTTGACTAGCCGGCTCCAGCAGAAGTGTTTCCGAGTTGATGATTCATTTTGACAAAGTGGACTAAATAAATTCTTTTTACAATTCTGGCACACTTGCCGATGTTCCCCAGTCCAGTGATGTCCCTCTAAAACGTTGATAAATTCCCAGTCTATCCTACAGCGTCCTGTTTGAAAAAGACAATAATTTATACACAATTAAAGGAAAGGTTTACCTTTGGTAACCACTTAAAAAGTTATGgcaacaaaaacttacttggttaaaaggacaacagctttcgatagtataaagcatttataGTATCatgtcaaacttttgactccacacaaaatggcgaaccgtgttagttcgcaaagtaaactagaaaaccacgcaatttagaggcacacttgtgtggatcattattctacttttcaatcatctttctaaccagatCCTTTTTAGAACAACAGTTTCAACCACATTTCACAGATCAAAACTGCCAGATCCACATGTCACAGAGTCATATGAGTTTTTAAGAATTACTTTTGTTTCCTCAGTTTGAAGTTGTATATAATTATTACAGGAGTAACAAGGTTCTAATTAGTTATGGCCAAAGCACCACAATCATGACTTGGAATTTCTTTTGATTGTGTTCAagttttgttatatattttctTGTAAATATCAACTTGATTCTGTTTGTGTACAACAACCACCGAAGGTCATGGCCGCCAAGGTCGGGGGACGACTCAGGGCATGACACCAAGGCAAGGAGTCCCTTAAAGAGCAAGGCCTGCACACCTACCTATTCATACTTTCTCCTCGATAAGACCATGCTTGAAGTAAACTAAATACGGCGTGTCATCCTCTTCTCTGTAGTTCAACAGAACAACCATGGGGAGTTTCTCGGGGTCGTTTCCAGCACCCTCGCCGTAAAATTGATCAAACTTCTCTAAATTTTTCCACTTCTTGCCCAATGCTTTGTTGAGATAGCCAGAGATCTTCTTCTGGAGGGCAGCTTTCTCCTCAGCGTCCTCTGGAAGCGCCAGCCTACAATGTAATCGATTACAAGAAATGTggatgacttaaaggaacacgttgccgtggatcggtcgagttggtctttgaaaagcgtttgttataatatggaTATGGGTgaaaagatgctgtaaaagtagaatacaatgatccacacaaacatgcctcgatattgcacggttttccttttacctcgtcgactaacacggtcagccatttatgggagtcaaattgttgactcccataaatggccgaccgtgttagttcgcacagtaaaaggaaaaccacgcaatttcgaggcaaacttgtgtggatcattgtattctacttttaaattatctttccaaccatatgcattttataacaaacggttacaaacgcttttatatagaccaactcgtccgatccaaggcaaggtgttcctttaaggagaaTGCTGTTCTTTGATCTACAAAACACAATAACCGCACATTCACGTTAtacttgcacagtttgaagataatgatagcagaaagcttcccttaaaacttaccgaggtgctgtagtttttaagaaataagtaaaacaatgtcacaaaaataattttcttcacagttttagcatgtaaaaacgtattaaccagttatggtattttatggtataataccataactggttaatgggtttttacatgctaaactagctttcgtctcatgagacaatttttttttaaaagatttgttttactGAATTCTCAAAACCTACTGCACCTCATTAAGTAGTATTTGAAGGAAagctatcattatcttccatTTGTGCAAGTTTAAtatgaatctgtggacattttgaaaaattacctgAATCCTCAAAGGCACAAGCAGACCAGCCCAGgtctcacaatttttgcccaacCTTCTGAGCAAAACATATTGTCGAAACAAGGTTGGTGAAAGAATTTTGCTTCTTAGTCCAACAGAATTTGAATTATTCTCCATTATCAATGGTAAGTTGATACACACAGTTCTAGTACATGtagctttttatttgttttgttgtttgctgCACAGCAGGGAGCAAAGGCcacaggggaaaaaaaaaacataattgctGTTTCTTTAACCTCCAACTaaaacccaatttcataataaatGAACAGCATTTAAATAGCCCGCTATGAATCACAGAATCCTCAATGTCCGCAAAGGCCAAGTTACGCtgcagaattagattttgaggtctcaaaatctgaggtctcaaaatcaagcatctgaaagcacacaactttgtatgacaagggtgtttttttctttcattattatcttgcaactatCTTGCAAGGataaaacattgcaagaaatggctcccttgaagtaaacgtagtttataagagataatttctcactcaaatattcaacGATTTCCGGCCTGAACCTTTTATTAGTCATCTGAAAGtgtgttgagatgcaccaagtgagacgactgatctttgacaattaccaaaggtgtccagtgccttaaaggtccagtgaccagggatattaatgttggaagcgctttgagacacccttcacgcagtgttaaagcgctatataaaaatatacaatCTGTATTATAATAATCATGAAATTTAATGCCCTCGCTTGACAAAATCTAACTCACGTCTTCATGTAGGACTTCATGTATTTCATGTACTGTTCAACGGTGTACTTGGCGTAGTCTGTAAGCTCTTCAAGCCGACTGTAAATAACAACATTCACACCTCTTTTCATGCCTTCTTCAAGACCCTCTGAGGCCTCTTCTTGAGACTCATTTGCTCCGATGTTAACGTTGCTCATGTCATCCTTCACAGTTATGATCTGTAAAACAATTTACAGATAACAACAcactttcttttaaaggcagtggacattattgttaattattcaaagtaattatcagcataaaacctcactgggtaatgagtaatggggagaggatgatataaaaccttgtgagaaacagctcaatctgaagtgaagtagttttcgggaaagaagtaattttccatgaatttgatttcgagacctcaagtttagaacttatttcattcatatctcacaacttcaaggaccacttgagctcaaattttcacaggtttgttattttatgcatatgtttagatacaccaagtgagaagactggtctttgacaactgcaTACCCAGGCTTgttacttcacgaaggcaacgaaggcgattgcctgtATGTccccttggtgcccttaaaatgctccagtagaaacttacagtTTAGTCAaagtcatagggtgccctttaccaaggtgcccttgccctttcaaaaattcagcatacaggcctgcatatCCGTCACTAGGTGACACTCAAGGAAATCCGACTAATCAAGCTTAAATTCATCAAGAATTTGTCACTAGTCGTGAGTATTTTCAAACCAAAAGATTGTGGCTCTCTCTCTGCTATGGGCACAAAATGGTAAAATTCTGGCTGAAATAAAAATGACCCTCACCTTTCCTTCAACTTCGTACACAACATCATCCACCAATGTGTACTTGGTTGCATCAGTAAACATCTCCGCACCTGTTtggttaacaaaacaaacacttgGTCTTAGCAAAATTGTGAGCATTAagggtttttgagaaaaaacaaacaaaaacaaaacgggcacttactgccaaattctgtgcttaccatCACCATTCTCAGCCTAATACTATTATGTAATACTAACAATGCAAGCCGAGGGCctgatttcatggctctgcttaacgtaacataagcaaagaatcgtgCTCCTGGAAGCAGAAAATTTCACCTTATGCATCAAGTGTGTTTCACTGGGTTAGCAGGAAACATTTGATAGTGCGTAACCTGTGCTTGTTACTGTAATAGGCCGAGAATGGTGATAAAGCAGTGCCATAAAATTGAGCCATGGGAAGGGACAGAGCCTGAGGAACAATTATGTGCAAAAGACAATCCGGACGGGCGTGGCCAACGATTCAGAGTGTTGGCCACACAGCTGGGGCTAtgctacttctagaaactatttaGGGGGCCAACATTTTGGGCCCCCTTATAAAGTTGTAcgttttcaaaattgttgttgaTAGATGAAAATTTTACAGTCGTTTGCCATAAATGATCAATAACTCCAGTTGCATTTGTACAACGCAACCAAAACTTTGACCACATAATATATATTTAGACATAAGATGCTTGCATTGCTTTTTTTTGTCGAGTTACAATAACAAATAGCATTAAATTTTCTTCTCGATACTTGCTGTTATTTTTCTGTAGTATCGTAAGTTTTTGGAATTCTCGCTTAATTTTGTTGGTCACCAACACTGTACCCACGGGTACCAGGACAGTTGATGAGGAACAGATAAGCTGCGGCCGAGTTGGATAAACCATTTTATGATTCATGAAATGGTTAAATccgaaaagggggggggggggggtgttacaAGGTTGTGCAGCAGCGCTGCTGTTGTAACTTGTATTTGTAGGCATGCTGAATGACGGATATCGTGACTGGACAATGTGGCGAGTGTGAAATATGGATTgaatattttatataattaaAATAACGGAAATGATGTTTCCCTTAGCCTTACCTTTCTTCTTTAAAGTGTAATTTAATCAAAACAAGAATTTAAAATGAGAGAAACTGTTTTTGCTTTtacatattaatttaaaaaatcaaagtttaagACTCATCTCtcacaccatagagcaaggaacagcaGCTCAGTGAATCTCGGAAAGATTTCGGAAAAAATGTCCGCATCCTTTTTCAATTTCTTCATTCGTAATCTTATCCAACTAAAAAGTAACCGACTCAAAAAATgagatatattttgtaaaagtaagtgaaaaagtggtggcagggcAGGATACGGAAGTCTTTCTTTAATTTTACTCCATAAGGATTTCCGAAAGCTGACACATAATACTATCATCCGTGgatataaaaaacacaaagttgtgtacaatAATGATGTCATTGTGCAGTTCACAAAATGACAGtcagtatttttaatttttaaatgccgtttttatacaaaaaatacaaatttttattCCTTCACAAACATCAAGATAAAATAATTACATATCAAAGAAACATATTTACCGGAATTCTTATCCTTGAAAATGATCATTTTGGAGGATTCTTCGGATTGCTTTTGGCAGTCAAATATTTTAGGCCCAACGCCGAACAGCTCAATGGAGAAAAAGGAATAGTATGGTGCCTATACATGTTACACGTATACATTAGAAATCTTGTTGGAAGCAGTCTGGGTACCGCGCAAGAGAACTATTGCGACATCAGTCTATCAGAagccaaacaaattaaaagttttgtttCTACGGACCAAAACTATTGTATTTTGTTGGAGACGTCTAGAGATTATTATGTCTGACAAAGCTCATCAAAAACAGCCTGATTGCTGCCTAATTAACGGTATGACTGAacaaaacaactgttttgtATAATCTGCACGCGCCTACACAACCGTTTCTAGCAAccctcccccaaaaaattatgttttatgtCAATTGAAAAAAAGCTCAGTTTCCTtgagaaacaacaaaatatgttgaAGTTACCTTTTCACCGCTCTGCGGGCACGGCAGTgactaatgatttttttttatacgatTCATTCAGTGATGATTCATTGCCTGCTAGCAAAACACTTATTGGTGTGTGTAATTTTGTGCCTTTCTTCCTCGTTTATCCATGGAGGTTAGAATTTATCATTCGctttatacccccccccccccaacaaaaacaaCCTCTAAAATACAACTCTCACCATAGAACAATTTATCACCCTAATGCCAAGAACGACCTTTTGTTCAAATCAAttccaaattaattttgttcagcCCCGAGAAAGTTTCCTATTTGCATCTTGAATATTGGCAGGGTTGGCCTACTCCTCGATGAACTACTACCTAGTACTTTTAAAACCACATGGCGCCGAGATATAGGAACCAATACACATTTTATTGACAAAGACTTACATAAATCTATGTTATGACATTCTTCAAGTTTAATAGACAAGTGAGAACTACAACGACTTATATAAACAAGCGGTGGAAGTTAGTGCTGACATAAACATACTGCCATTGGAAGTGCCCTTGGCAAAGTGAAAAATTACCCTGTTCCTTCAAAGAAGAAGCTCCCAGCCCACATCTGATGTATTCCTATCCATGTCTTTTCAACAAAACGCAAGAATTTAATCATAAACTAAAAAGTTAATTTCATTTATCGCCTTGAATCGTCTCTTCTTGCTCCACCGCTTTTGTAAGACTTCCTCTCAGGTTCCCGATGAGAGTATCTTTCTTGTCTTTCGTCGGATCTGTCCCGTTCTCGGTGCTTGTCTCTCTGCCGTTCTCCGTACGTCTCATCGCTTCCTCGGTATCTATCCCTTTCAGTTTCTCCTCTTGCCTCCCACTTGGCCTCTCGCCCGGAACCCTGGTCTGAACTTTGTTGACTTTTACCTCTATGCGTTTCATCCTCCTGACGGCTTTCCCGATTTCGACTTCTGTCTCTGTCCATCTCTCTATCGCCTCCTCGATCACGAACTCTTCCTCCGTGATACTTTTGAGTTTCTCTTTTATACAAGTTTTTCTCGTTCCATCTATCTCCCCGTCCCTCAGCGATACTGGAGTCTTGGAATCGACCCCTGTCATCTTGTCTGTGTTTGTTGACTTGTGAGCCCTCAGTCCTTCTACCTCGGCGCTCCTCATCTTCTCTCTGTTGCATCTCATCTCTGAAGTTTCTGTCGTCATGCTGGATCGGTCTCTTCTTCTGTTGTTGTGCCTCATAGCCACGATCGACCTCTTGCTTGACGCGTATAGGTACTGGTGAACCCTGGCCCTGATCCGTGTGATCTGAATTCGAGTCTGAACTATCCACTTGCTTCGAGGGGTTCTTCTTgtgcttcttctttttcttcttcttgtcgTGAG
The sequence above is a segment of the Asterias amurensis chromosome 12, ASM3211899v1 genome. Coding sequences within it:
- the LOC139945574 gene encoding uncharacterized protein, whose amino-acid sequence is MNPLTNVKNINKLNEIEAELGLTGGKTSWHQQYKDSAYIFIGGLPFDLTEGDIICVFSQYGEIMNINLVRDKKSGKSKGYCFLAYEDQRSTILAVDNLNGIKILGRTIRVDHVSNYRKPKEDDNDDEITQMLRKEGCAPKTPSPPASEDEDTPMIPQKKPKKDRKSKSHDKKKKKKKHKKNPSKQVDSSDSNSDHTDQGQGSPVPIRVKQEVDRGYEAQQQKKRPIQHDDRNFRDEMQQREDEERRGRRTEGSQVNKHRQDDRGRFQDSSIAEGRGDRWNEKNLYKRETQKYHGGRVRDRGGDREMDRDRSRNRESRQEDETHRGKSQQSSDQGSGREAKWEARGETERDRYRGSDETYGERQRDKHRERDRSDERQERYSHREPERKSYKSGGARRDDSRR
- the LOC139945576 gene encoding translationally-controlled tumor protein homolog; translation: MIIFKDKNSGAEMFTDATKYTLVDDVVYEVEGKIITVKDDMSNVNIGANESQEEASEGLEEGMKRGVNVVIYSRLEELTDYAKYTVEQYMKYMKSYMKTLALPEDAEEKAALQKKISGYLNKALGKKWKNLEKFDQFYGEGAGNDPEKLPMVVLLNYREEDDTPYLVYFKHGLIEEKV